Proteins co-encoded in one Nitrospira sp. genomic window:
- a CDS encoding CHAT domain-containing protein has protein sequence MTRDSMPTFNRSLIQFVLRGTIILLLATIPVLIVTRSDSHETSSPAGLAMKEGAQAFERGAFGEALSHWKQAVELYKGSGNAPAQVEALVLSAQASMGLGQSKQALQSLELALALVQKSGDPLIEAPILGHLGRIYLALRQLPEASEYLQQAADIANKQKASPLMATTLNDLGILSVLKQQDKGALDAFQDSVSHAQSAGLLLLAATARTNAARVLLRLGQPANSRVALDDALDHLKDLPPSRDQSLGLIGIALAYQHLTPQLPQAHDPLVLRTAGVLQEAATLAEQQGDKRTLSYALGYLGHLYETEFRMDEALQFTRRALFVAQAVDAPESLYRWQWQLGRQLAATGQLDKAIDSYRQAASTLQPLRVELAHASSDRHVADQDTVKPLFFELADLLLQRASLTEDAKAAEGYLLSARDAIEAYKTAELRDYFKDDCVDAVRSRLTTFDRLSSDTAVIYPIMFSARLELLMSLPSGLKRISVPVTAERLTQEIREFRRLIEKRTTREYVPHAQQLYDWLIRPLETDLSRLNITTLVFVPDSALRTIPLAALHDGASFLISKFALAMTPGLTLTDPRPLNRDKLRFLTAGLTKSVQGFPALPYVADEIESIQRHYKSDQLLNNAFQASRLERELREGRYGGLHIATHGRFSTEVNDSFLLTFDGKLTMQTLDQLIGLFRFRQEPLELLTLSACQTGVGDDRAALGLAGVALKAGARSALATLWFINDEASATLISEFYRQLRNPDRSKAVALQRAQLKLLSDRIYEHPAYWSPFLLLNNWL, from the coding sequence ATGACGAGAGACTCCATGCCGACCTTCAATCGATCATTGATTCAGTTCGTTCTACGAGGAACCATCATACTGTTGTTGGCAACCATCCCGGTTCTCATCGTGACACGATCAGACTCTCATGAAACATCATCTCCTGCCGGCCTAGCCATGAAAGAAGGTGCCCAAGCGTTCGAACGTGGAGCATTCGGTGAAGCGTTGTCTCATTGGAAACAAGCCGTGGAGCTCTACAAGGGTTCTGGAAACGCCCCGGCACAGGTCGAGGCCCTGGTCCTCTCGGCTCAGGCCTCCATGGGTTTGGGACAATCCAAACAAGCACTCCAGTCACTGGAGCTCGCGCTTGCGCTCGTACAGAAGAGTGGTGATCCGCTCATCGAAGCTCCCATCCTTGGGCATCTGGGACGGATCTACTTGGCCCTGCGGCAACTTCCCGAGGCCTCGGAATACCTCCAGCAAGCAGCCGACATCGCAAACAAGCAGAAGGCCTCGCCCCTCATGGCGACCACACTGAATGATCTTGGTATTCTTTCAGTCTTGAAACAGCAGGACAAGGGCGCACTGGACGCATTTCAGGACAGCGTGTCTCACGCACAGAGCGCTGGACTTCTCCTGCTCGCCGCAACAGCCCGCACGAACGCCGCGCGAGTCCTGCTGCGACTCGGCCAACCAGCCAACAGTCGCGTAGCCCTCGACGACGCGCTTGATCACTTAAAAGACTTGCCCCCATCTCGTGATCAATCACTCGGCTTGATCGGCATCGCGCTGGCCTACCAACACCTCACCCCTCAGCTGCCACAAGCTCATGACCCGCTCGTGCTGCGAACCGCGGGTGTGCTCCAGGAAGCGGCCACCCTCGCTGAGCAACAGGGCGACAAACGAACGCTGTCCTATGCCCTCGGATATCTTGGACATCTCTATGAAACAGAATTTCGCATGGACGAGGCGTTGCAGTTCACTAGGCGGGCCCTGTTCGTCGCGCAAGCAGTGGATGCTCCCGAGTCACTCTATCGTTGGCAATGGCAGTTAGGACGCCAGCTGGCCGCAACCGGGCAATTGGATAAGGCCATCGATTCCTATCGACAAGCTGCATCGACACTTCAACCGCTTCGCGTTGAACTCGCGCACGCCTCTTCTGACCGTCATGTCGCCGACCAAGACACCGTGAAGCCTCTATTCTTTGAGCTGGCCGACCTCTTGCTCCAACGAGCCTCACTGACGGAAGACGCTAAAGCAGCCGAAGGGTATTTGCTCTCCGCTCGCGATGCGATCGAAGCCTACAAAACAGCTGAGTTGCGGGACTATTTCAAAGATGACTGTGTCGACGCCGTGCGGTCCAGGCTGACCACATTTGATCGCTTGTCCTCGGACACCGCCGTGATCTATCCCATTATGTTCAGTGCACGGCTGGAACTGCTCATGAGCCTTCCGTCCGGTCTGAAGCGTATCTCAGTGCCTGTGACTGCTGAGCGATTGACACAGGAAATCCGGGAATTTCGCCGCCTGATTGAAAAACGTACGACGCGTGAATATGTGCCCCATGCGCAACAGTTGTACGACTGGCTGATCCGCCCGCTCGAAACTGACCTCTCACGGTTGAACATCACCACGTTGGTCTTCGTGCCGGATAGCGCCCTTCGAACCATCCCACTGGCTGCGCTCCACGACGGTGCATCGTTTCTGATCAGCAAGTTCGCGCTCGCCATGACACCCGGCTTGACGTTGACCGACCCACGACCGCTGAACCGCGACAAGCTCCGGTTTCTCACAGCGGGCCTTACCAAATCGGTCCAGGGATTTCCCGCTCTTCCCTACGTCGCAGACGAGATCGAATCCATCCAACGGCACTATAAGAGCGACCAACTGCTCAACAACGCCTTTCAAGCCTCCAGACTGGAACGGGAATTGCGTGAAGGACGGTATGGTGGCCTGCATATCGCCACGCACGGCAGGTTCTCGACTGAGGTGAACGATTCGTTTCTCCTGACCTTCGATGGGAAACTGACGATGCAGACCCTCGACCAACTGATCGGCCTCTTTCGGTTCCGGCAAGAGCCACTCGAACTATTGACCTTGAGCGCCTGCCAAACCGGTGTCGGCGATGATCGTGCCGCGCTTGGCCTGGCCGGCGTCGCGCTGAAGGCCGGAGCCCGCAGCGCCTTAGCCACCCTCTGGTTCATCAATGACGAAGCATCGGCCACACTAATCTCTGAATTTTATCGACAACTGCGCAATCCCGATCGCTCGAAAGCCGTGGCACTCCAACGTGCGCAGTTGAAGCTGTTGAGCGACAGGATTTATGAACATCCGGCCTACTGGTCGCCATTTCTGCTGCTCAATAATTGGCTGTGA
- a CDS encoding ShlB/FhaC/HecB family hemolysin secretion/activation protein has product MTVDLGRSVHRARRQYIVPAFLSSGMLMATLVTSSPVFAQGAPQVTPPVFDPTLRSGEPPAPLKKEFTPPSMPPPSPVLPPVPPTSPEDGAQQQLGQIHVFVKTIHVTGNTVFSSEEINAVTKPYESRSLATEDLEQLRLALTLLYVNKGYITSGAVIPDQDVKDGVIQIQIVEGGLARIDIEGTNWFRRGYLSDRIALGAGSPLQMAPLQTRLQFLQQDPRIERINAELRPGDQRGQSILNVKVKEQSPWKMWLEFSNYQTPAVGAERGLMTVAHQNVTGHGDPLSITYGGSRGVHPVIDVAYTLPINRYDTTFTASYRRNEFAVVESQFRALDINSTSEIIGFTLRHPLYRTLTDELAIAITGERLYNKVTSIFDNPGSPSPFINGSSDTGVSSVSALRFVQEYVHRTATSVIAARSRFSVGLDVLNATTNSGISPSGPLPDGRFFSWLGQLQAVRRFDDWWGMQLLGQFNLQLANDRLFPLEQIPLGGRFSVRGYRENTLIRDNGFLFSVESRFPLIRYASGEPLLQFAQFVDVGRAWQTKGETPDPQTLASVGLGLRWAVLPRDRARFELYWGVPLNHVTHPAGNLQDHGIHLQAVVQVF; this is encoded by the coding sequence ATGACAGTCGACCTTGGTAGATCGGTGCATCGAGCCCGGCGTCAGTATATCGTCCCAGCATTCCTGTCCAGCGGTATGCTTATGGCAACCCTAGTGACATCCTCGCCGGTTTTTGCGCAGGGAGCTCCTCAGGTCACTCCTCCTGTCTTCGATCCCACACTGCGATCCGGTGAGCCCCCTGCCCCACTCAAAAAAGAATTCACACCACCCTCCATGCCTCCACCGAGCCCCGTGCTGCCACCGGTGCCACCGACATCACCGGAGGACGGTGCGCAGCAACAGCTCGGCCAGATCCACGTGTTTGTAAAGACGATCCATGTCACAGGGAATACAGTCTTCTCGAGCGAGGAAATCAACGCCGTCACCAAACCCTATGAAAGCCGTAGTCTCGCCACTGAAGATCTGGAACAGTTACGGCTCGCACTCACGCTCTTATACGTCAATAAGGGTTACATTACGTCCGGTGCCGTCATCCCTGATCAAGACGTGAAAGATGGGGTGATTCAGATTCAGATCGTCGAGGGGGGCCTGGCACGAATCGACATCGAGGGAACGAACTGGTTTCGCCGAGGGTATCTCAGTGACCGCATTGCGTTGGGGGCCGGTTCCCCGCTGCAGATGGCCCCACTCCAAACGAGGTTGCAGTTCCTCCAACAAGATCCCCGCATTGAACGGATCAATGCTGAACTGCGTCCCGGCGACCAGCGCGGCCAAAGCATCCTGAACGTCAAAGTCAAAGAACAGAGTCCTTGGAAGATGTGGCTGGAGTTCAGCAACTACCAGACACCGGCCGTCGGAGCCGAGCGAGGGCTGATGACGGTTGCCCATCAAAATGTGACCGGCCATGGAGATCCTCTGAGCATCACCTACGGCGGCTCGCGCGGAGTGCATCCTGTTATCGATGTTGCCTACACGCTCCCGATCAACCGCTACGACACGACTTTCACCGCCTCTTATCGTCGGAACGAATTCGCCGTCGTCGAGAGTCAATTTCGAGCCCTGGACATCAACTCCACATCCGAAATCATCGGATTCACGCTCCGGCATCCACTTTATCGAACGCTGACCGATGAACTGGCCATCGCCATCACGGGCGAACGCCTCTACAATAAAGTGACGTCTATTTTTGACAACCCTGGCTCACCGTCGCCATTTATCAACGGCTCATCGGACACCGGCGTCAGTTCCGTGAGCGCTCTGCGCTTCGTTCAGGAGTACGTACATCGCACCGCCACGTCGGTCATCGCAGCACGCTCTCGATTTTCCGTGGGACTGGATGTGTTGAATGCCACCACGAATTCCGGCATCTCACCGAGCGGTCCTTTGCCGGACGGTCGCTTCTTTTCCTGGCTGGGACAGCTCCAGGCTGTTCGACGGTTTGACGACTGGTGGGGCATGCAGCTCTTGGGACAGTTTAATTTACAATTGGCCAACGATCGGCTCTTTCCGTTGGAGCAGATCCCCCTGGGAGGACGATTCAGTGTTCGCGGGTATCGCGAAAATACATTAATCCGAGACAATGGCTTTCTCTTTTCCGTCGAATCGCGATTTCCGCTCATCCGATATGCTAGTGGTGAACCGCTCTTGCAATTTGCTCAATTTGTGGACGTCGGTCGAGCCTGGCAAACCAAAGGCGAAACTCCCGATCCCCAGACCTTAGCAAGTGTCGGACTGGGATTGCGTTGGGCTGTCTTGCCACGAGATCGAGCGAGGTTTGAACTCTATTGGGGGGTGCCGCTCAATCACGTGACCCATCCTGCCGGCAACCTCCAAGACCATGGCATCCATCTCCAGGCAGTCGTCCAGGTCTTCTAA